The Megachile rotundata isolate GNS110a chromosome 3, iyMegRotu1, whole genome shotgun sequence genome includes a window with the following:
- the LOC105662151 gene encoding uncharacterized protein LOC105662151 isoform X5, giving the protein MESLQWRNITSLDHPWISKRFVGIFARRNAGTDGHRTFSSSEWQNVDGYRDAEEAGPDIKKKVDLRAQERSSNEENESKAKGASTIISRGALPSKTGIP; this is encoded by the exons ACGTCCTTGGATCATCCTTGGATCTCGAAGAGATTTGTCGGCATCTTTGCTCGGAGGAATGCGGGTACCGATGGTCACCGTACGTTTAGCAGCAGCGAATGGCAGAACGTGGATGGATATCGAGATGCAGAAGAGGCTGGACCCGATATCAAGAAGAAG gTTGATCTTCGAGCACAGGAGCGATCGTCTAACGAAGAAAATGAGTCGAAAGCAAAAGGAGCATCGACTATTATTAGTCGAGGTGCCCTTCCTTCGAAAACAGGAATACCTTAA
- the LOC105662151 gene encoding uncharacterized protein LOC105662151 isoform X2 — protein MLLFILDLILQFSISSSSPFCRRPWIILGSRRDLSASLLGGMRVPMVTVRLAAANGRTWMDIEMQKRLDPISRRRLIFEHRSDRLTKKMSRKQKEHRLLLVEVPFLRKQEYLNDRNKAEKREDEEDECKKRG, from the exons ATGTTGCTCTTTATACTCGATCTCATCCTTCAGTTTTCGATTTCATCCTCATCTCCTTTTTGCAGACGTCCTTGGATCATCCTTGGATCTCGAAGAGATTTGTCGGCATCTTTGCTCGGAGGAATGCGGGTACCGATGGTCACCGTACGTTTAGCAGCAGCGAATGGCAGAACGTGGATGGATATCGAGATGCAGAAGAGGCTGGACCCGATATCAAGAAGAAG gTTGATCTTCGAGCACAGGAGCGATCGTCTAACGAAGAAAATGAGTCGAAAGCAAAAGGAGCATCGACTATTATTAGTCGAGGTGCCCTTCCTTCGAAAACAGGAATACCTTAATGACAGAAATAAAG CGGAAAAGAGAGAAGACGAGGAGGACGAGTGCAAGAAACGCGGATGA